The following DNA comes from Mucilaginibacter jinjuensis.
AACCGCTGTGGCCCTTGCCATTATACTTAATGTTTACAGACGTTACAAAACCATCGACCCGGATAAGGTTGACCAGCTGAAGGATTAATTTTGAATAAAACATTAACATACGAGGAAACCCAAATGGCTTACCATGCTTTAGCAGCGGTATTATTGCCATTGCTGGCCTTTGTAATTAATTGCTTTATCAAAGGCAAAGCGACGGGTTGGGTTTCTACCATAGCCATATTGTTAAGTGCGGGTGTAAGTGTGGTTGTATTTAGTCACACCTTTAATACAGATATAATTCACTTAAACAGAGTTTGGTTTACCATTGGCGATACGCAGTTATATGCCGGGCTATTGCTCAATAACTTGTCGACCATCATGCTGTTACTGGTAAACCTGATTGCCTTACCAGTACATATTTTCTCGATGGCCTATATGGGGCACGATAAGCGTTATGGCCGTTATTTTACCTGCCTCAGCCTGTTCTGTTTCAGCATGCTGGCTTTGGTGGTGGTTGATAGCATGGTGCTGTTCTATGCTTTTTGGGAAATGGTAGGTTTCTCATCATACCTGCTCATCGGGTTCTGGTATAAAAAGGAAGTAGCTATCCAGGCCAATAAGAAAGCTTTTATTATGAACAGGATAGGGGATGTGGGCTTGCTGATTGCCATCCTGGTATTCTATTCGCAATACCATACTTTCGATCTCATTAAACTTTTTGGCCAGGGAGGTTTGGTTTCACAATCTTACATTAAAGAGGGATTGTGGATAGCTCCTGCTTCAAGCATTCCTGCTGTTTGGCAGTATATTGCTTGCAGTGGCGTGTTTCTGGCGGTTTGCGCTAAGTCGGCACAGTTTCCATTGCATACCTGGTTACCCGATGCAATGGAAGGACCAACTTCGGTATCTGCCCTGATACATGCTGCCACTATGGTTGCTGCAGGTATTTTTCTTTTAGGTCGTGTTTACCCAATGTTTAATACTGCCGAACTGGATACACTGGCAATTATCGGTTGCTTCACCGCTTTTATGGCGGCAACCATCGCGCTTACACAAAACGATTTAAAACGGGTACTGGCTTTCTCTACCATATCGCAACTGGGTTTTATGGTGATGGCGATGGGCATTAATGCCTATGCATCTTCACTGTTCCATTTGGTTACGCATGCTTTCTTTAAGTGCTTGTTGTTTTTAGTTGCCGGTGTGGTAATTCATGAAATGCACCATGTGAAGGATGAAAACCATCTGGATATTGATCCGCAGAATATTTTGTATATGGGTGGTCTGCGAAAAAGAATGCCATTGACATTTATTGCTGCTTTGATAGGTGGCGCTGCATTGATTGGCTTGCCCTTAACTTCGGGTTATTTGTCTAAAGATGGTATCCTTATTCAAGCCTTCGAATGGTCGGACACAAAGAGCATTGGTTACAAAATTGTACCCATCATGATGCTGGTTACCAGTTGGCTTACGG
Coding sequences within:
- a CDS encoding NADH-quinone oxidoreductase subunit L, producing the protein MNKTLTYEETQMAYHALAAVLLPLLAFVINCFIKGKATGWVSTIAILLSAGVSVVVFSHTFNTDIIHLNRVWFTIGDTQLYAGLLLNNLSTIMLLLVNLIALPVHIFSMAYMGHDKRYGRYFTCLSLFCFSMLALVVVDSMVLFYAFWEMVGFSSYLLIGFWYKKEVAIQANKKAFIMNRIGDVGLLIAILVFYSQYHTFDLIKLFGQGGLVSQSYIKEGLWIAPASSIPAVWQYIACSGVFLAVCAKSAQFPLHTWLPDAMEGPTSVSALIHAATMVAAGIFLLGRVYPMFNTAELDTLAIIGCFTAFMAATIALTQNDLKRVLAFSTISQLGFMVMAMGINAYASSLFHLVTHAFFKCLLFLVAGVVIHEMHHVKDENHLDIDPQNILYMGGLRKRMPLTFIAALIGGAALIGLPLTSGYLSKDGILIQAFEWSDTKSIGYKIVPIMMLVTSWLTAFYVARLIFKVFFGKLRVLDVKPVVICHISDGGWQYRLPLILLSLCCLFPVFSLNPLLYEQSWLFKAFTTADHLERMNIYHTIIPAGLNILSVVVIYFAYAIYVQERKMLPFAQNNWAFHFSYNQWYFNKAYNNIFVKPVLALGSGLFWFDRKVIDGFIHLLQSILLWLSKMADVFDRYVIDGFLHLLTAIVQYIGNFVRSFQTGRVQYYLLSMLAVIVAWFILKTLI